DNA sequence from the bacterium genome:
GATAAAACCACCGATTCTGCACCGCAGAGCTGATGCCGATAGGTATCTGTCCCTTCACGGTCTACATCTTCGGCCGTAAGCCCGTGGTGGTCATGCTTAATCGTCCCGATCCGATAGCCACGTTTTTTTAATTCCGGCACTATCCCTTCTATTAACCGGGTCTTGCCGCTATTCTTCCCACCTACGATAGAAACTACGGGGACCATAATTCACCTCTCAGAACTCGATGCCTATCCCCAAATCCCAAACACCAGAAGTCTGGCAGACTCCTGGTGTTTAAGCCTCTGACACACGGCGGAAGTTTTGGGACAGACTCTTAATGCCTTTAACCCTTTCTCAAGCCTCTTATAGGGCCGGTGGCTCTTCAGATACATCTATTACCGGCTTTTCCTCCCATCCTTTCGGGACCCAATGATCCTGGGCATATTCTTTCCATTCCGACAGCGAGACTAATCGGTGGGTTTTTTTAATAAAGCATATTTGAGTTCCTATGACACCGGGGAAGTGCCGGATATGTTCACGAGCAAATTTTCCCAAGCAACCCTCATCTTTGGCCAATACCGAGCAGACTATACTGTCTCCAAATAGATGAAAGGTATAGGCC
Encoded proteins:
- the mobB gene encoding molybdopterin-guanine dinucleotide biosynthesis protein B — translated: MVPVVSIVGGKNSGKTRLIEGIVPELKKRGYRIGTIKHDHHGLTAEDVDREGTDTYRHQLCGAESVVLS